One Capsicum annuum cultivar UCD-10X-F1 chromosome 2, UCD10Xv1.1, whole genome shotgun sequence genomic window carries:
- the LOC107859741 gene encoding CTP synthase isoform X1 — MKYVLVTGGVVSGLGKGVTASSIGLILKACGLRVTSIKIDPYLNTDAGTMSPFEHGEVFVLDDGGEVDLDLGNYERFLDIKLTRDNNITTGKIYQSVLDKERKGDYLGKTVQVVPHITDAIQEWIERVAVIPVDGEDSPADVCVIELGGTIGDIESMPFIEALGQFSYRVGAGNFCLIHVSLVPVLNVVGEQKTKPTQHSVRGLRSLGLAPNILACRSTMGLDDNVKEKLSRFCHVPIDNIISLHDVLNIWRVPLILRDQKAHESILRVLNLKGVAREPVFGEWTSRTELCDRLHEPVRVAMVGKYTGLSDSYLSVLKALLHSSVACRRKLFVDWVPASDLEDETAIENPENYRTAWNLLKGADAILVPGGFGDRGVEGKILAAKYARENRIPFLGICLGMQIAVIDYARSILGLQHANSTEFDPNTQNPCVIFMPEGSKTHMGGTMRLGSRRTYFQVKDSKSAKLYGNRSFVDERHRHRYEVNPDMVQQFEDAGLSFTGKDKSGRRMEIVELPNHPYFIGVQFHPEFKSRPGNPSAVFLGLIAAACGQLESLLKKGGVAMNRGFSNGTSGEKLHRNGNATNLSNGSLDGIYSNGNGIHV, encoded by the exons ATGAAGTATGTTTTGGTAACTGGTGGAGTTGTTAGTGGGCTTGGCAAAGGAGTTACTGCTAGTAGTATTGGTCTCATCCTCAAGGCTTGTGGTCTTCGTGTTACTTCCATTAAGATTG ATCCTTACTTGAACACTGATGCTGGAACAATGTCACCATTCGAGCATGGAGAAGTATTTGTCTTGGATGATGGTGGAGAG GTGGACCTGGATCTTGGTAACTACGAGCGTTTTCTAGATATTAAGTTGACACGTGACAACAATATAACTACTGGAAAAATTTACCAG TCCGTTCTTGATAAGGAGAGGAAAGGAGATTATTTAGGGAAGACTGTTCAG GTTGTCCCTCACATTACAGATGCCATTCAAGAGTGGATTGAACGTGTGGCTGTTATACCAGTGGATGGAGAGGATAGTCCAGCTGACGTTTGTGTCATAGAACTGGGTGGAACTATCG GAGATATTGAATCTATGCCATTTATTGAAGCTTTAGGACAATTCTCATATCGTGTAG GTGCTGGAAATTTTTGCTTGATACATGTCAGCCTTGTGCCGGTCTTAAATGTAGTTGGTGAGCAG AAAACAAAGCCAACTCAACACAGCGTTAGGGGTTTGAGAAGCCTGGGACTGGCTCCAAATATTTTAGCCTGCCGGAGCACAATG GGACTCGACGATAATGTGAAGGAGAAACTCTCCCGTTTTTGCCATGTTCCG ATTGATAACATCATCAGTCTTCACGATGTCTTGAACATTTGGCGCGTTCCTTTGATTTTAAGA GATCAGAAAGCCCATGAATCAATTCTGAGGGTCCTGAACCTTAAAGG AGTTGCTCGGGAGCCCGTCTTTGGAGAATGGACATCTCGGACTGAACTTTGCGACAGACTACATGAGCCA GTTAGAGTTGCCATGGTGGGGAAGTACACAGGACTTTCAGATTCGTATCTTTCTGTACTGAAG GCCCTTTTGCATTCCTCTGTAGCTTGCCGCAGGAAACTCTTTGTAGATTGGGTTCCAGCCAGTGACCTCGAAGACGAAACTGCCATAGAG AATCCTGAAAATTATAGAACTGCGTGGAATTTGCTGAAG GGGGCGGATGCTATACTAGTTCCTGGAGGATTTGGCGATAGAGGTGTGGAGGGTAAAATACTTGCTGCCAAATATGCCCGTGAAAACAGGATTCCTTTCCTTGGCATATGTCTAGGCATGCAAATTGCTGTTATCGATTATGCTAGATCCATTCTTGGGTTGCAACATGCGAACAGTACAGAGTTTGATCCCAACACTCAGAATCCTTGTGTAATTTTTATGCCAGAG GGTTCAAAAACACATATGGGCGGTACCATGCGTCTTGGTTCAAGAAGAACATATTTTCAAGTCAAAGATTCTAAATCTGCAAAGCT ATATGGCAACCGGAGCTTTGTAGATGAGAGGCACCGTCATAGATATGAG GTGAATCCTGATATGGTGCAGCAATTTGAAGATGCTGGCCTTTCTTTCACTGGCAAAGATAAAAGTGGTCGCCGCATGGAG ATTGTTGAGCTGCCTAACCATCCTTACTTTATCGGCGTTCAATTTCATCCTGAATTTAAATCACGTCCAGGAAACCCATCTGCTGTGTTCTTAG
- the LOC107859741 gene encoding CTP synthase isoform X2: MKYVLVTGGVVSGLGKGVTASSIGLILKACGLRVTSIKIDPYLNTDAGTMSPFEHGEVFVLDDGGEVDLDLGNYERFLDIKLTRDNNITTGKIYQSVLDKERKGDYLGKTVQVVPHITDAIQEWIERVAVIPVDGEDSPADVCVIELGGTIDIESMPFIEALGQFSYRVGAGNFCLIHVSLVPVLNVVGEQKTKPTQHSVRGLRSLGLAPNILACRSTMGLDDNVKEKLSRFCHVPIDNIISLHDVLNIWRVPLILRDQKAHESILRVLNLKGVAREPVFGEWTSRTELCDRLHEPVRVAMVGKYTGLSDSYLSVLKALLHSSVACRRKLFVDWVPASDLEDETAIENPENYRTAWNLLKGADAILVPGGFGDRGVEGKILAAKYARENRIPFLGICLGMQIAVIDYARSILGLQHANSTEFDPNTQNPCVIFMPEGSKTHMGGTMRLGSRRTYFQVKDSKSAKLYGNRSFVDERHRHRYEVNPDMVQQFEDAGLSFTGKDKSGRRMEIVELPNHPYFIGVQFHPEFKSRPGNPSAVFLGLIAAACGQLESLLKKGGVAMNRGFSNGTSGEKLHRNGNATNLSNGSLDGIYSNGNGIHV; this comes from the exons ATGAAGTATGTTTTGGTAACTGGTGGAGTTGTTAGTGGGCTTGGCAAAGGAGTTACTGCTAGTAGTATTGGTCTCATCCTCAAGGCTTGTGGTCTTCGTGTTACTTCCATTAAGATTG ATCCTTACTTGAACACTGATGCTGGAACAATGTCACCATTCGAGCATGGAGAAGTATTTGTCTTGGATGATGGTGGAGAG GTGGACCTGGATCTTGGTAACTACGAGCGTTTTCTAGATATTAAGTTGACACGTGACAACAATATAACTACTGGAAAAATTTACCAG TCCGTTCTTGATAAGGAGAGGAAAGGAGATTATTTAGGGAAGACTGTTCAG GTTGTCCCTCACATTACAGATGCCATTCAAGAGTGGATTGAACGTGTGGCTGTTATACCAGTGGATGGAGAGGATAGTCCAGCTGACGTTTGTGTCATAGAACTGGGTGGAACTATCG ATATTGAATCTATGCCATTTATTGAAGCTTTAGGACAATTCTCATATCGTGTAG GTGCTGGAAATTTTTGCTTGATACATGTCAGCCTTGTGCCGGTCTTAAATGTAGTTGGTGAGCAG AAAACAAAGCCAACTCAACACAGCGTTAGGGGTTTGAGAAGCCTGGGACTGGCTCCAAATATTTTAGCCTGCCGGAGCACAATG GGACTCGACGATAATGTGAAGGAGAAACTCTCCCGTTTTTGCCATGTTCCG ATTGATAACATCATCAGTCTTCACGATGTCTTGAACATTTGGCGCGTTCCTTTGATTTTAAGA GATCAGAAAGCCCATGAATCAATTCTGAGGGTCCTGAACCTTAAAGG AGTTGCTCGGGAGCCCGTCTTTGGAGAATGGACATCTCGGACTGAACTTTGCGACAGACTACATGAGCCA GTTAGAGTTGCCATGGTGGGGAAGTACACAGGACTTTCAGATTCGTATCTTTCTGTACTGAAG GCCCTTTTGCATTCCTCTGTAGCTTGCCGCAGGAAACTCTTTGTAGATTGGGTTCCAGCCAGTGACCTCGAAGACGAAACTGCCATAGAG AATCCTGAAAATTATAGAACTGCGTGGAATTTGCTGAAG GGGGCGGATGCTATACTAGTTCCTGGAGGATTTGGCGATAGAGGTGTGGAGGGTAAAATACTTGCTGCCAAATATGCCCGTGAAAACAGGATTCCTTTCCTTGGCATATGTCTAGGCATGCAAATTGCTGTTATCGATTATGCTAGATCCATTCTTGGGTTGCAACATGCGAACAGTACAGAGTTTGATCCCAACACTCAGAATCCTTGTGTAATTTTTATGCCAGAG GGTTCAAAAACACATATGGGCGGTACCATGCGTCTTGGTTCAAGAAGAACATATTTTCAAGTCAAAGATTCTAAATCTGCAAAGCT ATATGGCAACCGGAGCTTTGTAGATGAGAGGCACCGTCATAGATATGAG GTGAATCCTGATATGGTGCAGCAATTTGAAGATGCTGGCCTTTCTTTCACTGGCAAAGATAAAAGTGGTCGCCGCATGGAG ATTGTTGAGCTGCCTAACCATCCTTACTTTATCGGCGTTCAATTTCATCCTGAATTTAAATCACGTCCAGGAAACCCATCTGCTGTGTTCTTAG